TCACAAACCACATGATTCTTGTGGTGGTACATAAGATGCATAGTTCATTATAAGAACATTGCAAAGTATCAAGTAAAAACTCTTTTTACAAGTGGATATTTACTTTTATGGGTAGAAAGGAGACTATCTATAAACCCCACTCATTACATTTACATAAACAAATCATAAACAAAATTGAAAATAAACACACAAGACTACATGTGTTTTCCACAAAACCAATCAAAATAGGCACTTCAATTAAAGACTCTTCTCTTTTGTGCTTTTGGAGGTCAAATATATCATAATTTGAGTCATGAAAATAATCTATCTATTTTAAAATGGCAAAATTACGCTGAGAAAGACAtacatttatttaaaaaatatttaattgataatttttaaaaaataatatttaggtCTTAGAaggattttatatttataaattttttttgtttgaagaaattatttttgaagattaaaaagattattttttttatcacaaagcTAATCAAGATGGATACTCTATTCAAGAATTCATCATTTTTATATTGAGATCTTTTTTGAGTTAGATGATCATAGTTTGAGTTATGAAAATAATCTATTTATTTTACGATGGTAAAATTATATTGAGCTCGACATAGATTTATAAACAAAATTTGATGAACAATATTTTGTAAATTTGCAAAATCTTTGGTTTGAAGAAATTTACTTTTGAAAATTAAGAAATGAGTGCTTTGCATTTTAGGGTCTTAAATAGTGtgataaggaaaaaaaaatatgttgAGAGCTTTTAGGACATTTTTCTTCAAGAAATATAAATAGGCTGAATATAAATTTCAAAGGTCCAACACGATTTTAGACTTGATATGATTTAATCCAAATTATcttatattatgattattaatttCATTTGAGAATTTTTCTAAGATGACGAATATgtaattattaatttaattttagagaaaatattaattatgtgaatttatttattttttgttgaaattagagcatatatttcttttttccttttcgtaATTTCGTGCATATTATGTGAATTAATGTCCGTTACTCCCCCACCAAGTGTTCGACGAACGCAGTGCATTCGCTGCCAGGCGTGGGCGATCGGCTCTCATGTCTCCGTCGCCGCCTCAGCTCGTCCACCACAGAGCCGCTCTCCTCGCCTCGCCTCTGAATGCCGCCTTTAGCTTCAACATCGTAGGAGCTCCTGGCCCTGCTCGGAGGAGGGCTCACAGGCGGCTGTTCACTGCAATTAGCGCCATGGGTGGGGAAGAAACCCGGTTCGAGGTCGACCCCAGCAAGGCCCGGGAAGCATTGCAGCGGCTCGACCAGCAGCTCGAGTCCCTCGCGCAGCAGGAAGCCCTCCCGAAGAAGAAGcggccctctcctcctcctttagGTACGCCTCCTAATTTCTCTAGGTCATATTTGTACTTTCCATTCGCTGTTTCATTGCTTTAACGCTTCAAATTGCATGGAGTAATCTGTGGTTTTGGatgaattatatcatgttttttggtCAATTGCGATGTTTGCCTTTGTTCTTGTGTCGTAGTAAGACCAGAGAAAGGGGGCATTGGGTATGTCTCCAAAAGCTGCAGAAGTAGACTGCATACCTCAAAAGGAGATGAAAATCTCTGTGAATGGGACATATCAATATGTGTATAAGGAATTAATGATAAGCTTGTTGACTgttaatcttgaaattgattttgcatGGTTGAATTGTGCAGCAAATTCTATAACAGCAGTgataaggaaagaaagaaagaaagaaatttaaAAGGAGAATAATGAAAGAGATTGAAGGATAAGAAAGGAAGGAGGGAGGAAGGGAGAGAGATGAATGAATGTATTCATTTTGTTTGTCCTGGAAAGCAACACAGATGAGATGAATGTATTTTTTAAGGAAAATCTTAAATCAATATGGATATCAATTGAATGGCTGAAAATAAGTGCAAGCTGGCAATACATGACAGGATCTGATCTCTTCAGGAGGCTGAATTTCTCATAGTAGTACAAACTAGTGGGTTCTGATTTCAGTTGCTACTTCTGCATCTTGAGATAATAACCAGAGGATTTCTTTAGGAGACATGGAATGGCAAAACTATTTAAGGAAGTCAAGGCCTGAATTGCATATAGAGTTGATTGCATATTATAAATGCCAAAATGATAAAGATAGGATATAGAAGCTAAGGGATCGCTCAACTATCTGAAATGCGTTCATCATAAATTTCTGATTGTAAATGCTTCACTTAGAAATGTGAATTGTAGTTCGATTGAATCTAAATGATTATGGAAGATCTTGATATATTTTCTTGATCGCTTAATTTCCTATCCCTAATTGTTTCGTTATCATTGGTCATCAGAAATTAGTTAGACTGGTCACTGCCGAAACAAGGGGATATAGTCTAAGATCATTTGAAAATTATAAATGCACCAATGGCATGAGGTGCATAAATTGAAAACAAAGGTGCtgagaggggaagaagaagaccgAAGAGAATCCAATTACAAATGATAAGAGAGGTATGAGGGGAATTGTTGCATGACGCTGCTGTTATTAGTGTTCAATGGTGAATAGGGTTCATGTAGTTGTCATTAAATTGTTGATAACAACTTTTTCTAATTGTTGTTATTGTTTATAGACTCTATATTCGTGAGGACACAAAAAATAAGGATTTGGGTGGAAGTCTATACTTGCAAAGAAATTATTTCGAAGTACCATATGCTACAAGTCATGATTCTACCATGTCATATTTAATGGAATGATTGTTTTGTTAGAAGAAATAGAACCATCTAAAATAAGGTGATGCAAATAGTAAGTGTTTCCCTTTTGTACGATCCACTTCTATGACAGGATACGATGTGGAACTAATAATGAAATTTCAAGATAGCCAATTTGGTGttcggttacatttagtttcctgGATTACAATTTCATGCACTACATGTTAGTGGTATTATAACATATTTCAATTTCTTATTCACCTTTAACAACAATTTACGTAAATGAAATTGCAGAGCCTATTCTAGACAGAGATCTGATAACCGGCAAGAGGACTGATGATATGCCAGAAGTGTCAGGGTCTTATCTTGCATATACTGCCGTTGCACTTGTCCTACTTACGGTTCTGAACAACATCTTGTTCAATGTGTTCATAAAACCATCTGTCGATGGAAACGAGCAAGTTTCAAAAATAGAAAGAGTACCTCTAAGTGAACCCACAGAGCAGCTTGTGCCGAAGCTAGTGGACTAATGGTGAGTTACATTATCATCTAGCAAGTATGCATCATATCAATAAGATTATAGTCTTACCAATACCACATGAATTTCCTCACTGAGACTGTTTTGACATGGATTCCATGTTCTATCGATGTCTCGAATTGCTGCCTTTTTCTTGAGGCTCTTTGGTCTCTGATTTGAATGGTCAATAAATACACTGATGGTTGCTTTTCTTTAGATGCATCATGGAGTAATGTTTATTGTATAAAAACACTTAACACAATCTACAAAGTCCATTGCAATTTACTTAGAAGATGACTAAAAGTCCAATGTTCTCTTTTAGTGTATGCCTTCCATCTGTTAGAGTTTATTGGTTTTGAGAATAGATGATCACACTCCTATTTTTGTTTTCCTATCTCTTCTTCTGATATTTgtagaggaaagaagaagagagtatGTTTGTTGTGGTCGCTAATAATTGGTCGATGTTGTAGTCAAAATATTCTTTTGTAATTTGCAGGTAGTCAAAAATGGATATCATCTTTTGGGCTTATAATTTGACATCTTAAATCTTAAAAGGTTAAATCAATCTAACAAGTATTCTCTTTGATTTTTAATTATCTAAGTtgattatctattttttttaattttatatcaccaacgtTGAAAGATTctcataaagaaaaacaaaaataagaaatagaaaaaggggaagaaaagaaagaaacaaaaatggTACAAAAAGTTTGTTAGAATTAactaataagttaaaaatatttatatccattaattataaatagtaaaaaagggACAACCGATTTGAGGGAGTTGGCTTTGAATCAAATCGTTCCCGATCCAATCCGTGTTCGATCTGACTCATCTTGATCGGATCGAGCACTGCCAAGTTTCAACCGGATCCGATATCTGACGTTCGATGTGATTTCATGATCATATCTGCGTATATATATTGGTGTATTACATGTTATCATCGTATTATAAAGAAATTGGCTTCCGTTTAAGTCATCTAATCGATGCTAACTGGGTCGGATTGAGCGCTACCAAGTCTCAACCGGATCCGATATCTGACGTTCGATGTGGTTCATgaccgcatatatatatatatacgccaTCCTCGTATCCCCAAATTTGCCGCCCCCCAAACCCCAAACCCATCTCCTCCTCGCTCCAATTGCTCCCTTCCCTCCCATCTCCCCTCCCGTGTCTTCCTTCTCTGCGGCCGTCGTGGAGGCACTCGGATCCGACGAAGCCCCAGATGGCGGCGGAGGATTCGAGGTGGTTTAGCTTTCTTCCTCTCGATGACGATCATCGAGGAGGCGCACTTGGTTATCGTGTGACTGACCTCTCTTTTTCCTCTGTTTTCTCGTTTCTTTTCAAGGTTGAGGAGGCATCCGCCACTGCTGCTCGTCTCGACGTTGAGGGTCGATGCCGATAAGGTACTCGAATTTTGTCCTTCCTCTGCATAGTATGTCGTGGTGTCTTTTTGTTCCCTCTTGAGTTGTCCTGTGCCGCTTTATGCATTTTATTGATTAATTTAGTGTCGGAGATATGCATTGAAAAAGGAGAATGACTAGAATTACTGGTAAATCATTGCTCAACAAAAAATATACGGCACGCATTGTTAATTTTATTCTACATGGGTTGAGCTATAATTTTATCAAGATAAACATGATGCAGCCTTACTCAATTCTATATT
The DNA window shown above is from Musa acuminata AAA Group cultivar baxijiao chromosome BXJ2-4, Cavendish_Baxijiao_AAA, whole genome shotgun sequence and carries:
- the LOC103982893 gene encoding uncharacterized protein LOC103982893, coding for MSPSPPQLVHHRAALLASPLNAAFSFNIVGAPGPARRRAHRRLFTAISAMGGEETRFEVDPSKAREALQRLDQQLESLAQQEALPKKKRPSPPPLEPILDRDLITGKRTDDMPEVSGSYLAYTAVALVLLTVLNNILFNVFIKPSVDGNEQVSKIERVPLSEPTEQLVPKLVD